The Streptomyces sp. NBC_01775 genome includes a region encoding these proteins:
- a CDS encoding class I SAM-dependent methyltransferase yields the protein MTLINDEEFEQFFEPYAQNVDGFYEASYWRLCDEVVRELMRRHLHVQPDEHVLDAGGGTGRWARWTVRELGTRVTVADRSRAMLDQAAKSLTGAEAEDVAGKIELLRCDIEDAPELPSDSFDGLVSIYNMLSFNTDPGQAFATMHRVLKPGKHGLVMGQGFANALASKFNRDHASADEIRKLAETSIVQWAPHVPALRVFSADALTELATQAGFEVRGVFGVTSLITPEPEDFTYPYEKMSEISKSLDDPAIFEAALEQELAVNGLPGWADRGVNLIVHVYKP from the coding sequence ATGACTTTGATCAACGATGAAGAGTTCGAGCAGTTCTTCGAGCCGTACGCACAGAACGTGGACGGCTTCTACGAGGCCTCGTACTGGCGGCTCTGCGACGAGGTCGTACGCGAGCTGATGCGGCGTCACCTCCACGTACAGCCGGACGAGCATGTGCTGGACGCGGGCGGGGGCACCGGGCGCTGGGCCCGGTGGACCGTTCGCGAGCTCGGGACGCGGGTCACGGTCGCCGACAGGTCGCGCGCCATGCTCGATCAAGCGGCCAAGAGCCTCACGGGTGCGGAGGCCGAAGACGTCGCCGGTAAGATCGAGCTTCTGCGCTGCGACATCGAGGACGCTCCGGAACTCCCCAGCGATTCCTTCGACGGTCTCGTCAGCATCTACAACATGCTCAGCTTCAACACCGACCCCGGTCAGGCGTTCGCCACGATGCACCGGGTTCTGAAGCCGGGCAAGCACGGCCTGGTCATGGGTCAGGGGTTCGCCAACGCCCTGGCATCGAAGTTCAACAGGGACCACGCGTCCGCGGACGAGATCCGCAAGCTCGCGGAGACCTCGATCGTGCAGTGGGCACCGCACGTTCCCGCTCTCCGGGTGTTCTCCGCCGACGCCCTCACCGAGCTGGCGACCCAGGCAGGCTTCGAGGTACGCGGCGTCTTCGGGGTCACGAGTCTCATCACCCCCGAGCCGGAGGACTTCACCTACCCGTACGAGAAGATGAGCGAGATCTCCAAGTCGCTGGACGACCCCGCCATCTTCGAGGCCGCGCTTGAGCAGGAACTCGCCGTGAACGGGCTGCCGGGATGGGCCGATCGCGGGGTGAACCTGATAGTTCACGTGTACAAGCCGTGA
- a CDS encoding class I SAM-dependent DNA methyltransferase — protein sequence MTRATGPTARQAAEPYEYLAQVYDRWTAENQYEAWCDFVEEEWRSGPVEVREVLELCCGTGTVLRHLAGRGYSVTGVDRSARMLERAREKLGTQIPLVRAELPELPADGPFDAVLCVFDSVNYLSDEDGLRETLRAAGRVLRPGGTFIFDVNSHRKLSEMFGSSHYGDDLADFAYVWRNRFEPATSCCDFLITLFVRAPDGTYTRHEEHHRQRAYDRSHLASLARSAGFSGVEIHDDYSRRPAGPETLRETWVLTKALEA from the coding sequence GTGACACGAGCGACCGGGCCGACGGCACGCCAGGCGGCGGAGCCGTACGAGTATCTGGCACAGGTCTACGACCGCTGGACCGCCGAGAACCAGTACGAGGCGTGGTGCGACTTCGTCGAGGAAGAGTGGCGGTCCGGCCCTGTCGAGGTCCGTGAGGTTCTCGAACTGTGCTGCGGGACGGGCACCGTCCTGCGGCACCTGGCCGGGCGGGGCTATTCCGTCACGGGCGTGGACCGCTCGGCCCGCATGCTGGAACGTGCGCGGGAGAAGCTGGGCACGCAGATCCCGCTCGTCCGGGCCGAGCTGCCCGAACTGCCCGCCGACGGCCCGTTCGACGCGGTCCTCTGCGTCTTCGACAGCGTGAACTACCTGAGTGACGAAGACGGCCTCCGGGAGACCCTGCGGGCGGCCGGCAGGGTGCTGCGACCGGGCGGCACCTTCATCTTCGACGTCAACTCGCACCGCAAGCTGAGCGAGATGTTCGGGTCGTCGCACTACGGCGACGACCTGGCGGACTTCGCGTACGTGTGGCGGAACAGGTTCGAACCTGCCACCTCCTGCTGCGACTTCCTGATCACGTTGTTCGTGCGCGCGCCGGACGGCACCTATACCCGGCACGAGGAACACCACCGTCAGCGAGCCTACGACCGCTCCCACCTGGCGTCGCTCGCGAGGAGCGCCGGGTTCTCAGGCGTGGAGATCCACGACGACTACAGCCGACGCCCGGCGGGCCCGGAGACGCTGCGGGAGACGTGGGTGCTCACCAAGGCACTGGAGGCGTGA
- a CDS encoding S66 peptidase family protein: protein MHPARPPSLRPGDVIGVISPSSPGAPVAPQRFRRATDALRGMGFEVREGARTWSTGDSAGTPQERAAEINGFLRDPEVRAVIATIGGYTCNAVLPLIDYAALRQDPKIVIGYSDITALLLACVAKSEVVTFHGPTLLAEFGEFPAPLPYTRDSFCEVLSRPVAAGPLRQPSERTDQFLLWDAEDTRARAPETAPPRLWITEGRADGPLLGGNLETLSVLAGTEYLPDLRGAVLLWETCATSVSRVDQLLTQLGMLGLTDSLAGMIVGQGFRAPPEFEGALHAHLAERYADCGFPVVVGALVGHSDPMPTLPLGCRVVLDSARGSVEVIDAAVR, encoded by the coding sequence GTGCACCCCGCCCGGCCGCCGAGCCTGCGGCCGGGAGACGTCATCGGTGTCATCAGCCCGTCCTCACCCGGCGCGCCCGTGGCACCGCAGCGCTTCCGCCGCGCGACCGACGCGCTGCGGGGCATGGGATTCGAGGTCAGGGAGGGAGCGCGGACCTGGAGCACCGGTGACAGCGCGGGCACGCCGCAGGAGCGGGCCGCCGAGATCAACGGCTTCCTCCGCGACCCCGAGGTGCGGGCGGTCATCGCCACGATCGGGGGGTACACGTGCAACGCGGTCCTGCCGCTGATCGATTACGCCGCGCTGCGGCAGGACCCGAAGATCGTGATCGGATACAGCGACATCACGGCGCTGCTGCTCGCCTGCGTGGCCAAGTCGGAGGTCGTGACCTTCCACGGACCCACCCTGCTGGCGGAGTTCGGTGAGTTCCCGGCGCCCCTTCCGTACACCCGGGACAGTTTCTGCGAGGTCCTGAGCCGTCCCGTGGCCGCCGGTCCGCTTCGGCAGCCGTCGGAGCGGACCGACCAGTTCCTGCTCTGGGACGCGGAGGACACCCGGGCGCGTGCGCCGGAGACCGCTCCGCCGAGGTTATGGATCACCGAGGGGAGGGCCGACGGCCCGCTCCTCGGCGGCAACCTCGAAACCCTGTCCGTACTGGCAGGCACCGAGTACCTCCCTGACCTCCGCGGCGCGGTCCTGCTGTGGGAGACCTGCGCCACCTCCGTCAGCAGGGTCGATCAGCTGCTGACCCAACTCGGCATGCTGGGCCTCACCGACAGCCTGGCGGGAATGATCGTGGGTCAGGGGTTCCGGGCCCCACCGGAGTTCGAAGGGGCACTGCACGCGCACCTGGCCGAGCGGTACGCCGACTGCGGCTTCCCCGTCGTCGTGGGCGCGCTCGTCGGCCACTCCGACCCCATGCCGACCCTGCCGCTGGGCTGCCGAGTCGTCCTCGACTCGGCGCGAGGGTCTGTCGAGGTGATCGATGCCGCTGTTCGATGA